In Heteronotia binoei isolate CCM8104 ecotype False Entrance Well chromosome 1, APGP_CSIRO_Hbin_v1, whole genome shotgun sequence, the genomic window caaGTTCACTGCAgcctgacagcactttccaccagcaaCTGCCAGAATTGCAACAGCTTCTAAGTAGATCCCACTCAAAAaagtcttccttctttctctaacAAAGATTCCTCACTTAGAAGAAGGCAATTATTCCACCCATCCTTGTAATGTTTGGATGATAGACTACAACTATTAGCATTCAGACACTAACAATGCTTTGAAATCAGCATGTTCCCACAGTCATTTTTGTGGCAGAATCTAGTCTTTATGGGGGAAAGAGTGAATTTTCTGCAGAACAGGGTAAGTTCCTCCTATAAGTAAGCTGGATGTATTCTATACAAAGCATGTTTTGCTATTCAAATTTACTTTTAAAAGtgttaaaatggaaaagtggtAGAGAAATAAGAGTAAAGCAATAGTTAAATGGAAGTAAAGGTCTCTCTGATTACATAGAAACACTGGGAAACAATCTAATATTGATGCAACTACTGGAGATTTCTGACATTACTCCAGCATCAAAAAATTGTGGAAAATGTCTTTTGCTCTTCAAAACTATACTAAGCAGAAAGGTACAGTTAGATCCAAGCAGCTTGTCTACCAGTAAACATGGGAGTAAAAGATCCtctttgaccacccaaaaggCTATGCTGAAGATCATGGGATCTTAATAAATAAAAGCCATGAAAGACAGGAGGTGTGGAAAGAAAGGGAATTGAGCAAGACTAAATTTTAAAGATCTAACCCATAGTATTTATTTGTTTCCATTTTTCAGAATGGGAATCTTCACCAGAGGTTTATATTTCTACTTTATTATTCTCTTCTGTAATGGAGAAGGTGAATTTAAACATCCAGGCAATGAGATCTGTGTGTCTACCACAACCTCTAAGTGCTCATCAGTATCTGAGTCACAAACTCCAAGAAAAGTCCTCAACATCTTTCATGTTATTAAATACCTAACCAGAAGGAAGAGGCTTGTTAATAGTGTTCCCGAAGGTGTAAATTCATCACATAATCAGAACTTTCAAGTTGAGCCAACAGCTGTTTCCTTTAACAACCTACCACAGaaaatgtctgatcaaaactctcaTCAGAAATTGTCACAAAAGTTTGTTCAGTTTCTAGAGAATCAACTATTTCAATCACTGTGGGACACCACAAGGCCTCCCATGCCATCAGAGAAGCAGCAAGAAGACAAGCGGCTTCTAAATATTAATTCAATGTTGAAGCAGAGTGTTCTGGATCACAAAAGACAAGATATGCAGGAAACTTCATTTCCACCTTCTGCATTAAAGGGTGATAATGGTTGTGGGGTCCTGGTGAGTGGAGTGCTTGATCTATCAAACAGAAAACTGTCTGACAGCAAACTGAAGGAGAAAATAGATTCTTGGCATTGCAGAGCTACAATGGACAAAATCAGAGGACTTAATGCTAGTCACAATGATCTAAACATGGATCTCAGTGTCCTGATTTCACTCCTCCTGAAAATGAAGAATGTGCACTCTACTGACATGAGTTACAACAAAATAACTAACAATGGTACTCACAGAACCAAGATGTGTAATTTGAAGTCCACCAATCTTTTGTTTTTAAACCTTAGCCACAACCCACTCAGAACTCTGGACAATCTGTGTCTCCCTTCAACTCTCAAAAGTATCGATTTATCTTTCACAAGTATTAATAAAATACCAAAGGAGCTTGGTGGAGAACTTTTTCACCTAGAAGAGATGTATATTCAGGGAAACCATTTTATATACAGACCTCAGCCATATGGTCCTGCTTCTGACTTTTTTCATCAGGCTTTAAGAATTAATCCTATAATGGTCCATGTAAATGTTGTTTCACAAATTGATTTTCCACAGACTCCTATTCAAAGCCTCCCCCACCAGGTAAAGCATTTACAAATGTCAAATTGTTCTATTGTAGAGCTTCCAGAATGGTTTGAAAACACAATGGCAAAACTTGTTTTTCTAGACCTCAGTAATAACCCCCTGAATTTATTCCCTCAGTTGCCAACTTCTTTGCAGCACCTGGATTTAAACAACAGTAACATTGAAAGTTTAATTGATATGAGCCATTTCTCCAATTTAACAGTATTAAACATTCAAAACAATAAAATGATAGGTCGTCTTCCAGCTGAGCATCTTCCACTCTCACTGAAAGAACTTGATGTTAGTAAAAATAAACTACGTACGTTCCCACTCCAGGAAGCACAGCAAAAAATAGAATCCTTGAATGTTTCTGGAAATCTAATAATGCAGCTGAATCTGAATACTTCTTTCCCTTTGCTCACCAACTTAGATGTGAGCCATAATATAATTACAGAGCTTTCACATCACATGGGAGAATTTCTGCCAGCactgaaatattttaatttgtctGGAAACAAAATTTCTTTTCTACAGCCAGGGTCTCTTCCTCAGTCATTGCTTGAATTAGACATAAGCAACAACGCTATTACCATAATCATGAAAGAGACATTTAACAATCTGCAAAAACTGCAAGTGTTGACTGTCCAAGGAAAACATTTCTTTTGCAACTGTGACTTATACTGGATTGTGAACACATATCTGTCTAGTACACGTGTGAAGGTAAATGGACGAGAAGACATGTTGTGCAGCTACCCACCTAGTAAGCGGGGTCTTTTGGTTGAACACAGTAACCTAACACTACTGAATTGTTCTCTTGGCCTTCAAATGGGAATTACAGCTTGCGTGGCCATCTTTGTTATATCCACCATCATGACGCTTTGCTGGCACTTTGACGGACCCTGGTATATAAAGATGGGTTGGTACTGGTGCATGGCTAAGAGAAAACAATATGAGAAGAGCCCACAACACAAACTATATGATGCCTTCATTTCATATAGTGAAGACGATGCAGCATGGACTAAAGCAACCCTGCTGGAAAAACTGGAGACCTGTGGATTTAAGGTATGTTACCATGAGAGAGACTTCAAGCCAGGGCACCCAGTTCTCGGGAACATTTTCTATTGCATTGAGAACAGCCACAAGGTTCTTTTTGTGCTATCACCTAGTTTTGTCAACAGTTGCTGGTGCCAGTATGAGCTGTACTTTGCTGAACATCAGGTCCTTAATGAAAATCAAGACTCTCTCATAATGGTTGTGCTGGAAGATCTCCTGCCCAACAGTATTCCACAAAAATTCTGCAAGCTTAGGAAGCTGCTGAAAAGGAAAACCTACTTAAAATGGAGCCCAGAGGAACACAAACAAAAGCTCTTCTGGCACCAGTTGACTGCTATAATGAAAACTGTCAATGAGCCAATGGTTTTACATCAGAAAATGGACTGCAGCTGGCAAATGGAGACAGAAATGGAACTCAAACGCTATGGAAGTGGAAAAAGAGCTTTTATAATGTGCTGCTTGCTGAGAGTCTCTGACTTTTTTTACCAGCCCAgggaataaataataataataaatggttgaagcatttatttattgaaaCAATAGCAAAGGAACAGAGTTACAATATGCTGTCTTCTAAAAGGCCAGTCTCCCTGCATACAATATAGCATCACAAAGCACCGCATCATATGGCATGTTATCCCTTTCAGTGGTATTCCTTTTGTCTTGTGCCAGTGTACAGAGCTAGTTCAAACATTAGCTTTCCCTaggcccatagctacagaggGGACCCCCAGGGTCCCCACTCCTCGCAGTGCAGTGACCGCCCAGGGGAGAGCCAGCAAGGAAGTAGTACAGCAGGGTGTGGTGAGGATGAAGGCAGAGCCTGGGGTAGGTGAGAGCAGCAGGTTGAGAAGTGAATGCTGCAAGGGCCAGCCAGTGCAGCAAGCATGGCACTTGTGGGACTCATGGAGGGCCAGGCAGCAATGCTTTGGTCTACAAgggaggggtgtggggggggggagactgcaaATACCTTTATCTTAGatgttggggggagaggaggtgtTGCAGGAAAGTCATGGTTGCAGGGACAGAGAGACTACGTGCCCCATGAagcaaaaaatcctggctacagtctTGGCTTCCCCACCCTGCTCCCCATTATCCCCTTAAGTTGTTTTACTTTGTGCACTGGAAATGGAAAGGACAGACAAGGGAAGATAGATTTCATGCAAATATCTCCATCATGCACATACATTTGGGTGGGGTGAAGTGGCTGAGGATCCTTACCAAGCATACTTTCAGTGGTAAACCTAGGTTtgcataaggcaggggtggccaacggtagctctccagatgttttttgcctacaactcccatcagccccagccagcatggccaatggctggtgctgatgggaattgtaggcaaaaaacatctggagagctaccattggccacccctggcataaggtATGAAATGATTCTATGATGACTGTTAAGGTATGTGCTTTTTTCTTGCTGCTTCCTAATCCGTTTTTCAGTTGCTATATAGCCTATAGCTACATGGTCTGAGAAACTAGGCCACATGGGTTATGGttaaggggtagggttgccaagtccaattcaaaaaatatctggggactttggggatggagccaggagactttgggggtggagccaagatcaaggctgtgacaagcataattgaactccaaagggagttctggccatcacatttaaagggacagcacaccttttcaattccttccttccatcggaaataatgaaagatagagaccttcttttggggatcatagaattggggcccctggtccaatctttttgaaacttggtgggtattttggggagaggcactagatgctaaactgaaaatttggtgcatctaccccaaaaaacagccccccccccagagccccagatacccgtggatcaattctccatgattttctatgggaataaatctccatagggaataatagagttcccagcagacatttccctcccctcccccccgctttcggacgaccctgaagcggggggagggcctccaaaccgggggatcccctgcccccacctggggattggcaaccctattaagggGCAAAGAGAAGACCCAATGAAGAAAGTTGCTAGGCAAGGTATACTCTCCCTTACCTAAGAAATAAGTGACTATGAGTAAGGGACCTTCACTCCACCCACTGCTATCAGATGacattgtagaagaagaagatattggatttatatcccgccctccactccgaagagtctcagagaggctcacaatctcctttaccttccccccccccacaacagacaccctgtgaggtgggtggggctggagagggctctcacagcagctgccctttcaaggacaacccctgccagagctatggctgacccaaggccatgccagcaggtgcaagtggaggagtggggaatcaaacctggttctcccagataagagaccgcacacttaaccactacaccaaactggctctccagtactgCCATTCAAGAACAGGGAAGCTGCTACTTGGGCAAAAGCATTCTTGACTGTATAGAATATCCAAAGGACAAATAACATGTGATCAGTTGACTAGCATTCCATATCAGTGCTGCTAGATATTTGTTGTTACgttaatttaaatattttaaattatgagtttccttctttaaaaaaaaaaaaaaacctagataTGATGGCTGCTATTTAATAGGATTCTGCATCTATCAGGACAAACAAGTCAGGGCTATTTCTGTCATGTGCTACTTAGAAATCCTCAGCAGCACTGGCATgaaaagagtgttggactagatgagccttggACTCAAACTAGCAGGCAATTCTTGTGGTACTATAAGAAGTATGGAAAGTTAACTAAGAGAGAACAGAGATAAAATATTCTGTCTCATTCTCAGAACACTAAGGACTGGCGATGCGAAGGCCTAAggaaaaaatggagaagggggaCTTTTTTTTCTCAGTATCTTTTCAGTTTTTCCAGTAGAACAATTGGGAAATTTAGGAGTACACTAGTTTTAAAAAGGACCAATGAAATGTTTCTTCAGAcaaattttctctctctctcaaaatgcATACTGTGATAAAGTCAGAGGACTTTTCTCAAATTTTCTAAATGAAAGAGACTGGGAAATTTTCAGGAACACTGAAAAAAGTCCTATGAAATATACCTGTGTTTCCTTGctgaatgagtgaaatgcttaaGACAAATGAGCCTTGTATCGTAGGAAAATTGCAGAAATATTGTTGCCATTGAAATTATATAACATCAAAGAGACAAGCACCAAATTATtctgactgttttaattattgaatgtgtaattttataatatgtacggattttaattgtttgttgtggttttatagtGTGAGCtgcccctgagcctgctttggcggggagggcgggttataaatcaaataaagtaaagtaaatgtGCAGATACTATAATAGTCAAATGAATTAAATAGATATGAGGCTATGGCTTGCAATTTTGTTCTGAAGTATGtgcatttctgttttgtttttttaacaattCTGTTACTATTATAAATTAGTACTGTGAGGGTTCTTAATATTACTGTTTACAATTTTTGTGTCGAATAACAGTCCTAAATAACTACAAAAATATGATTTTAAATAAAGTGAATTTATCATTACTTTAATAAATTATAACATTGGTTTTCAAACATGTTCACTTCAGAAAAAAGGTAaaagtggtcccctgtgcaagcaccagtcatttccaactctggggtgacattgctttcacattttcatggcagactttttacggggcagtttgccattgccttccccagtcatctacactttacccccagcaagctgggtactcattttactgatcttggcaagatggaaggctgagtcaaccttgagctggccacctaaacccaacttccgctgggatcgaactcaagtcgtgagcagagtttggattgcagtactACAGTTTACCAATCTGCTTCAGGAAACCCTCTACAAATTGACTTTGTCTGCTAAAGTACTAATGCATGTCTGGAAAGAAgaggttcctgtgcattcttgaaGATTCTGTAGACCAGGTTTCTACATGTCTCCATTGCTGCCCTATGAGAGTgcactccagggctttttttctgggggaatgcagtggaacagagttctggaacctctttgtagaaacaaaattctcaaaaaatattcCTGAAGGGCACTCATTTGTTTctgcttcatttccctcttgagagttccagtttcctttttccagaaaaaaaacccctggtgcaCTTTAAAATATACTCAGCATTATCCTCCTCCTGTGCATTGCATAAGAAACAATGGCATCAGTAGACAAGTTTATACATTACAATGGCTACTACCATTTTCCTCTGAAGAACCCTCAAACCATCCTAAAACAAAAGTTGAAAACCATCAAATGAGAAGATTAATAGAAAATATATCTTTTAATTATAATTACACAGAATATCTAAACATGGAACTTCTGTATTCAGAGGCAGTACGCTGATTGCCAACAGCCAGGGACAAATAACAACTACTGGCACTATCCATTAATCCTTGCCATATGAGTTTTCCAGGTGCATCTTGCTCATCCCTGCTAGACAATGCGATTATGTGGTCTGATCCCTCTAAGCATTTTGAGTATTGTTAGTTATTTAATAataatagggtttgtagaatctttcgggctcaagtgccgtgttctactggagaaagttttccttccagacgtttcgttctcagctgcgaagaacatcctcagtggcgttgcagccggagcaggcgctctgacctgctcctgctgcaacgccactgaggatgttctccgcagctgagaacgaaacgtctggaaggaaaactttctccagtagaacacggcacttgagcccaaaagattctacaaaccctaatgatgttaccagccgtgaaaatctGAAATTTTGATATTTAATAATAATTCACTTGATTTTTACAAACCCAGACATTCTTCCATGCTGTGAGAGATTGTAGTTCAAAGTGTCCCTAACTCTAAATCAAGCATCCACCAAGACCCTTCTTGGTGTccgccaagtatttttagaaagtgtgtggagcCAACAGAGCttccagggttgccagtccccaggtatgGGTGGTTTCCCCCTAGTTTTCAGGGTTTCTGTCCACCGGGACTTCTGCTCACTCCGAACAGTGATGCTGCTGATGCAATAATGTCatacagaagtgacataatcacatcgGGGGCATCACAGAGCAACGctctggtttgaaggcaacattgtGGACATCTcagaatgtccccccccccccgcaaaaaaatccCCCCACCAGCAGTGCAAGGGGGCCTGGCGAAACTAAGAGCTTCTGACTGGCCAGTGGAAATCTGGCAGATACTGCCAGATGTATGTTTCTTAGCTAGCTCAATGTGTACACATGTGTATTCAAGAAAAAAAGGTttcaaaacattcattttaaaaagcaccaTGCCTGCAATGCTGAAAAACTACAGTCAGTTTTGCATAATCTCACTCTCTgacattttgtagttggctcctgtgacagccattttctgGTTGCATCCACTACCCCATGTTAGATTTACAAatgttggggacccttgctctaAATCAAACAGATGGATCAGGATGAAGGAAAAGGGCCATGGAAATTTATATCTTGAAGCTAGAATGCAATACTGATGaatgttaaaaaataaaatcctgcTGTTCTTTTCCCGGTATTTAATTAGGCTGAGGTTGGAGAgaatggttttgttttgtttgtttttgctgtttaCTGTATAGTGTAGTATAGTGGTCAAGGTCTAGTCCTCACTGATAGTATAAATGTCTAACCAGATTACACTATTTTAGACTATTAGGGCgaccttattttttttaaaaaaaaaatccttatatGAAGGCCAGATATCATTTCCTGTGGTTGTAAAAAGCATTGACtaattataaaaaggtaaaggtagttccctgtgcaagcaccagtcatttccgactctgggatgatgtcgcatcacgttttcatggcagacttttttacgaggtgatttgccattgccttccccagtcatctacactttccccccagcaagctgggtactcattttaccgacctcagaaggatggaagactgagaccgatttcccactcaccttatgccactctcacgttcgtcttctcagtgcagcttccttccaatttcacactatctgccctggggctgcggtAAACGTCAGCATTTtcatgcagcaagcagaaactgatttttaacagtttgtttgctgtgtgaaatcggaaggtgagagcagcataaggtgagtgggaaatcagtctgaatcaaccttgagccagctatctgaacccaacttccactaggatcgaactcaggttgtgagtaggggtgtgcattcagttcggccgaatcaaagaaacctccgaatcacccctgattcggaagtatagggcgtcgtatacttccgaattcattgtttaaaaggtcactttttaacagttgagtttgttagccttttctcagtgatctgttgttgttggttttgcatcatgtcctgttgtccctttcccTAATTCTgtttggtttggggggggggggtttgggggggggggttgttgactgatttggcctgaggttttttatagttgaaaaaaatcactttttaaacagttgagtttcttggccttttctcagtgatctgtttggatctgttgttgttgtttggatctgtccaccgcttctcttgtttgagagttgtgttgtttggggcagggctagagagctggcatctgtaaattgcatgttctgtggcagggaagctggcatctgggtgagagacccagaaccaacatgcttgttgtgcttggctgctctccccatgttgtttggggtagggctggagagctggcatctgtagactgcgtgttctgtggcagggaagctggcatctgggtgagagatccagaaccagcatgcttattatgcttggccagctctccccatgttgtttggggcagggccgaAGAGCTGGTGCtggtagattgcatgttctgtggcagggaagctggcatctgggtgagagatccagaaccagcatgcttattgtgcttggccagctctccccatgttgtttggggcagggctggagagctggcatctgtagattgcgtgttctgtggcagggaagctggcatctgggtgagagatccaaaaccagcatgcttgttgtggatggccagctctccccatgttgtttggggcagggccgaAGAGCTGGTACtggtagattgcgtgttctgtggcagggaagctggcatctgggtgagagatccagaaccagcatgcttattgtgcttggccagctctccccatgttgtttggggcagggctggagagctggcatctgtagattgcgtgttctgtggcagggaagctggcatctgggtgagagatccaaaaccagcatgcttgttgtggatggccagctctccccatgttgtttggggcagggccgaAGAGCTGGTACtggtagattgcgtgttctgtggcagggaagctggcacctgggtgagagacccagaaccagcatgcttgttgtgcttggccagctctccctgtgttgtttggggcagggctggagagctggcatctgggtttgctgcagccattgtgtttgagcagattgtgttttgtgtggcagtgatgttggcaactgggtttatattggttctaggccagcagggttcatagagtagatagatggatgtagtgcatttgggtcctatagagattctctggtgtgaagttaggtttggctttgggtgccccaagaattagaccccctggcccaatctttttgggacttgggggttttgtaggggagagtcccctgcaggttctctgcagttttgggggctctccctcaaaccccttgcccccccagtagcctctaattatgtcttatgttgccattgatttcaatggcccatagtgtataatgatgggataggggcaccctctttgggtgcccctggaatgggaccccctggcccaatctttttgggacttggggggtttgtaggagaGAGACCCCTGCAAATTtaggggctcttcctcaaa contains:
- the LOC132577982 gene encoding toll-like receptor 2, which encodes MGIFTRGLYFYFIILFCNGEGEFKHPGNEICVSTTTSKCSSVSESQTPRKVLNIFHVIKYLTRRKRLVNSVPEGVNSSHNQNFQVEPTAVSFNNLPQKMSDQNSHQKLSQKFVQFLENQLFQSLWDTTRPPMPSEKQQEDKRLLNINSMLKQSVLDHKRQDMQETSFPPSALKGDNGCGVLVSGVLDLSNRKLSDSKLKEKIDSWHCRATMDKIRGLNASHNDLNMDLSVLISLLLKMKNVHSTDMSYNKITNNGTHRTKMCNLKSTNLLFLNLSHNPLRTLDNLCLPSTLKSIDLSFTSINKIPKELGGELFHLEEMYIQGNHFIYRPQPYGPASDFFHQALRINPIMVHVNVVSQIDFPQTPIQSLPHQVKHLQMSNCSIVELPEWFENTMAKLVFLDLSNNPLNLFPQLPTSLQHLDLNNSNIESLIDMSHFSNLTVLNIQNNKMIGRLPAEHLPLSLKELDVSKNKLRTFPLQEAQQKIESLNVSGNLIMQLNLNTSFPLLTNLDVSHNIITELSHHMGEFLPALKYFNLSGNKISFLQPGSLPQSLLELDISNNAITIIMKETFNNLQKLQVLTVQGKHFFCNCDLYWIVNTYLSSTRVKVNGREDMLCSYPPSKRGLLVEHSNLTLLNCSLGLQMGITACVAIFVISTIMTLCWHFDGPWYIKMGWYWCMAKRKQYEKSPQHKLYDAFISYSEDDAAWTKATLLEKLETCGFKVCYHERDFKPGHPVLGNIFYCIENSHKVLFVLSPSFVNSCWCQYELYFAEHQVLNENQDSLIMVVLEDLLPNSIPQKFCKLRKLLKRKTYLKWSPEEHKQKLFWHQLTAIMKTVNEPMVLHQKMDCSWQMETEMELKRYGSGKRAFIMCCLLRVSDFFYQPRE